Genomic segment of Arachis hypogaea cultivar Tifrunner chromosome 16, arahy.Tifrunner.gnm2.J5K5, whole genome shotgun sequence:
TGAGTCTTTACTTTTGGATTCAGAGGTGAGGCACTGGGTTCGCTATGTGCTTTGGGGAATTTGAGCATCGAGACAAAAATGAAGAATGAGACAGTTAACGCCCCACGTGTACTGCCATTGACGGAAACGGTTAGCCAAAAAATCGAAAGGACCAACATGATTGATGTTAAATCTTTTAAggtttaatttgattaaaaaaataattcgaaGACAAAAATAATGATCTAGCAATTTTTGGCTCATTTTTTTGATATGGAACAAAGCTTAGTGTTGTTCAATGTAATGGATGCAATGGTCGTGCAATTTTTGGCTCATTTTTTTTGATATGGAATAAAGTTTGGTGTTGTTCAATGTAATGGATGCATGGACAAAATTTTTTCTGCTACAGTGTTAGTGTCAGGTGTAAAACGTTACCTGCGTTTTACTTTCGGCCTGttgttgtttttttgtttttgttcagcaaagggaacaaaggtgggctgtgttttactttttcaaaattttttttatttttttaacccaAACTCGGCCTGCATTTTGTGAtgggttaattttttttttcgtgatAACAAAACGCAGATTGCGTTTTGTACCGAGGGTCagccttttttttttggtaaacgcAAAACACAGGCTGCATTTTTGCGTTGTCAGatcacttttttgaaaaattaaaaacacagaTTGCGTTtgttgagaaaaaaatattttaacgaaGGAGTTTGCCTATAAATACGAGGCACTCCTCGCCCAAATGGCCTCACTCCCATTCTACTCATCATACTCTTCTTTTTAGGTGTGTCAAAACAATAAGAGTAGGTGAGGTTGAAGTTATGAAAAATATTGTAAATTTGCGAGTATATTATAACGGTGAAGTTATACCAAACACACATGAaggagtgacttttgtttgtAAATGTCCGTTGTCATTTGCTATTCCATGTACTATGAGCTTTGTCGAGTTGCAAAATGGGCTTTGTAATAACATTCAAAGCCACATTTTGAAAAGGGTGAGCAACCTTTTATACAGAAGTCCTGTGCAAGTATTTAGTGGGCTAATTTCAATTAATGCCCATCACTGACGATGCCAGTATGCAGCAGATGTTCtgtatttatcaacaaacccgatTTCACGTGCCGATGATAGAGTTGTACGTTGAATTTGAACAGCAGTCAAGATCGGGCGCGGTCGGCGAGGAGGTCAATGTTGATGAGCTCggggatatagattgggaagaagataataatgacagtgaagaggagttcgaagctaactatgaagtcgatgacgAAAACGATGACAGAGACTTGACAGGCAATTCGGAGGTGCAAAATGAAGCGAATGCGATTGCAAGGCAGCACCCCGTTTGGTGTTTCGTCTTTTATGCGGATGGTGTCAGATAACCCCAACGGACTAAAATGGCCCTCGACTGGAATTACCAGAATGTGGTATGTAAGGCTCAGCTGCCTGAGGCGGCTGTGGTTCCGATATATATGCTGCCTGCTGCTGATATGCCGGCCACTACTGGGCATATGCTGGATCCTGAAACTACTGGGCATATGCCGGGTCCTGAAACTGCTGGGCATATGCCGACATCTGAACCCGGTGCTCGTACGCCGGGACGCTCATATGCCGGCATCTAATTAACATTTAAATACAATTAATAGTAATTACTGATTACAATTTATAAACCTAATAATCATAATACTAGGAATTAATAGCGATACCTGTTCCTGTTGCTCATGAGGTGGGACTTCCTGGTGAGGGCCAGCTGGTTCTTCCTGTTGCTGCTGTGGTTCATCGGCGCCAACCTGTTCGCCTGGAACTCTATCTGACAGTCGGAGGTGAATCCCATACTGCTGCGTGTACCAGTCGTAATACACTGGGAGAGGATGGAAGTCAATAATCTCCTCACCTAGCTGCAATGTGTTGTAGCGGTCAACTGTCCATCTGTTAACCCATTGAATGTAAATCCGTCCCCACTCATGGTTTTGTGCTCCTGTCAACCGCTTGCAGTGATCATAACTAAGGTCGAACGCGGGGCCTGGTGGTAGCTGCTGCATCCCGAACTGTCGTCTGACCCGGTCTGTCGGGTGCCATTCTATGCACTCGAATGACACTAGAGGCGACTGGGTGGAGCATAGAACCAAATGGGGAGCGAGGACATCCAGAATCCCCACTCCCATATATGGTCGCCATATAAACTGCACAATAGTTACCAAGAGACCGGTTAGAAAAACTATTCTTCTGAATAAAAACTTTGGACATTAATGGTACAACTTACGTCGTCAACTCCCATGTCGTCGAGTCCTCGCCTAAAATGCGCAGTAGACCGCTGTATATTTCTCGTATGTCGGCGCCAATGACTCCACCTAACGAAAACagaataacaatattaataagaagaacaaaataataataataacaataacgatAAAAGCCAATACCGTCGCGCTAGTGGAATACCAACATCGCCGAGTTGATCGCGGGGTATAGGTGCCAGGAACGGCATACGCTCCCACGCCCAAACAAAAAGTAGTATCAGTGGGCCATCCATTTCCTTGCAGTTGTATCGTGATGCACGACACAACGATCTGTATAGGTGTGCCAGATTTGCTGCCCCCTAACTATACCCTGAAATCCGGTGGAAATCTCGAAGTAGCGGTAGAAACTTCGAGTTCAGTGAAACAGTCGACTTATCCGGAAACACAATTGTTCCGAGCACGCAGAAAATGTGCGCCCGGACGTACCGCTCGAGGGACTCCTGAGTATCACAAGGCTCGCTGTCTCTGCACCGCCGGACCCAAGCAATATGTAGCTTCCCGAACACGTGATCGTCCGGACCGGGCTCCCGACCAAAACACGCAATGCAGTTCTCCACCAAAAACTCGTGGCTGCTATCTGATCTACCTGTAACGGCCTCCTCATTAATCGGGTGACCAAGAATATAGCTCACATCTTCCAGCATCACCGTCACTTCACCGACCGGAAGATGAAATGTGTGAGTCTCCGGCCTCCAGCGTTCCACCAAAGCACTCAGTAGTGCAGAATGACCTCTCATTTCGCCTACTCGCGAAACGTGCTGAAATCCAGTCAATACCAATGTCGCTGCAGCTACCTCGTTAAAGGTATCTAGCGGATCCAATTTTCTGAGCAACAAATTTCTGATAACCtgcaaaaagaaaaatgataattattaaattctaaataatatcGGTTAATaatttgttcaaaaaaaaataattagcaacaacaactaaacagtattattattattatcttaaaacataataataaattattaaaaaatcataaatattaaTCTATTATTTATTAAACAGTATTATTAATTGGTGAATGCTATCGTGATGAAGAACATAATTTTCATCAGCTGATTAAATTACGTGGAATGCACAATTACATCACGCGTGTCCCTTATTTTCTGAGAAGAAGAGACAGCTTCTGAGGTGCTGCAGGAGATTGTATTATGTCATGTCTCTCTTCTGTGGGATTAGATGAAGTTAatgacattaattttttttaagttaatgacGACATTGTTATTATGTTAGTTAATCTTTTGGGTCTTTTTGATGGATTGGCCAGGTTTTTTTGTTGTGATTGGGACATTGGGTATTATGGCTAATATTTGTAATCACtagaaaaattagaattttggtGTCACAAATTTAAGATTAGAACCCATTATGacaaaaaagaaagagattaAAACCCACGTTCTTAGACCaactgaaatcataaaaataataacaatgataaTAAAATAGAAGAGCATGCTTACTATGAtggttttgaattaaaaaaatcgaaataaataaattaataaaaacaaaaaatataaattaaatgataaaaactaattttaaagttttgtAATTCTACCATttgtatattattaattatttatattattttattaaataaattatcatttgtacccatgaaagatataAACGCTGACAAATACACTAATGTAAGAACAAAACGACAATTGTAACTACGGAAGATGGGCTTCGTATGCCAACAGTACCCGGACTTAAATTACGCAATTGATCTGTTAGGGTACTCTTGACACACGGAAACTATCTTCCGTGGttataattgtcgttttattcttatatgagtACATTTGTCCGTGTCAgtatcttttatgggtacaaatggtaatttattcttattttattttttaacttgtgTTGgtccattattgttattattctttAATATCTATCTATCATTTATgatgtttttattaaaataaatattctaaaaaaaattaattagttaaattttttgttaataagaatttgattagtatttaaaaattatcattattattttatatttttattaaacaatAGAGGAGTGTATACtaatattttgtaattaaaattaatattttaatataaattttttaatattatgaattttatattttacttctTCTCGAAAGTTTTCGGTCACACCTATTTCTATAGATTGATGCCCTAGAACCCTTCACATTACACAAGGCATATACTGATTATCACaagtatatttttcttaattttttatgattgttattattttcacaccaaaatcttaattttttatgattgttATTATTCTCACACCAAAATTCTTGCTTTTTTTTTAGATATGGGTAAAATCTAAAATCCGAATCTCCTCTTACATTTTCTACCCCAAACTCATTCATTCCTCCCTCTCTACTACACATGCAATATCCTTCCTCACCCAAAATCAGCCTctcataaaaaaagaaaacatcgGCAATAAAGAGGCATCTAAAGTCACCAAGCTTTCTGAATGATGGCAAGGTTGCACAAAATACTGGTTCTAATACAACTTAATTTAACTTTGCTAATAAAAATAGAGTTGTTGCTTCACTTTTCGTTCTCATCCGGTGCTGTCGATTCTATCTAAATTTGGCCAAAAGGGATAGAAGTAATAGCGCCGAATCTGGAGAGAATCAACAACACCAGATCGGAACGGAAAGTGAAGCAACAACTCTATTTCCATTAGCAAAGTCAAATTAAGTTGTATTGAAACCGATATTTTGTGCAACTTCGCGGTCGTTTAGAAAGCTTTGTGACTTTAGATGCCTCTTTATgacctatgtttttttttttttttcataagagGCTAATTTTAGGTAAGAGAGGATGCTGCATGTGTAGTAGAGAGGGAGGAATGAATGAGTTTGGGGCGAAAAATGTAAGAGGAGATTTGGGTTTTAGATTTTACCCATGTCCAAAAAAAAAGGGCAAGAATTTTGGTGTGAGAATAATaacaatcataaaaaattaagaaaaatatacttGTGATTCTCAGGGTGTGCCTTGTGTAATGTGAAGAGTTCTAGGGCATCGATCTATAAAAATAGGTGTGACCGAAAACTTTCGAGAagaagtaaaatataaaatttataatattaaaaaatttatattaaatat
This window contains:
- the LOC140180227 gene encoding serine/threonine-protein phosphatase 7 long form homolog, with protein sequence MDAWCVVPNCGSVLIRDLQNVIRNLLLRKLDPLDTFNEVAAATLVLTGFQHVSRVGEMRGHSALLSALVERWRPETHTFHLPVGEVTVMLEDVSYILGHPINEEAVTGRSDSSHEFLVENCIACFGREPGPDDHVFGKLHIAWVRRCRDSEPCDTQESLERYVRAHIFCVLGTIVFPDKSTVSLNSKFLPLLRDFHRISGWSHWRRHTRNIQRSTAHFRRGLDDMGVDDFIWRPYMGVGILDVLAPHLVLCSTQSPLVSFECIEWHPTDRVRRQFGMQQLPPGPAFDLSYDHCKRLTGAQNHEWGRIYIQWVNRWTVDRYNTLQLGEEIIDFHPLPVYYDWYTQQYGIHLRLSDRVPGEQVGADEPQQQQEEPAGPHQEVPPHEQQEQVSLLIPSIMIIRFINCNQ